The DNA segment ATTGCCGGTATAGGCAATTACATCTCCTTTCCGTACCGGTATTTGTATGGAATTTGGAAACTCATCTATTTCGTATGATTTTTTCTGATACTGGATGGCTTTTACCTGCTGGGCTATTTTAGGGTTAAAACGTTGTAAATGTCCGTAAACTGAAGTAAAACCATTTGGATGGTTAATGTATAAGGCCAAACCAAAGCCACTGTTCTGTACACGCAAGCGTGAGATATAGCCATCGGCTATCGCATATACCGGATAGCCTTCGCGCTGGTTGGTGCGGTAATCCATTCCCGAATGGAAATGATTGGCCCGTAATTCGCCAAAAGAGCCTGCCAGGGCGGGTGGTACAATGTCTAGGGGCGACCTGAAATCTACCAGCGGATATTTGCTGCCACTAAAGATTTGCTGACTGTATGCGTTTATTGAAAATAAAACGATAAATGCAATAATTATATTTCTTTTAATCATTAAAGCACTATTTTATATCAAAATTAAGTAGTTGTTGGCCCTGCAGCCAGCCTTCCAGTTTATCACCTGGTTTAACCTGGCCAACCCCTTCCGGGGTACCGGTAAAAATCAGGTCTCCCTTTTTAAGGGTAATGTATCGGGATACAAAAGCGATTATTTTTTCAAAGGAGAATAAAATATCCCTGGTATTGCCATTTTGCCGGGGTTCTCCGTTAATGTTTAAGGTAAAGGAAAGGTCAGAGAGATCTTTAATGGCTGTTTTAGGAATAAAATTGCTGATGGCTGCTGAATGGTCGAATGCCTTGGCCAGTTCCCAGGGCAATCCTTTTGCTTTATGTGCACTTTGGATATCCCGGGCGGTAAAATCTATACCCAAACCCAGTTCTTCATAATACTTGTGCGCAAATTTTTCAGCAATGTGCTTTCCTTCTTTTGCTATCTTTAATACCACTTCAATCTCGTAATGGATGTCGGAAGAGAAATCGGGAATGTAAAAAGGTTTGTTGTCTTTTAAAACGGCGGTGTCGGGTTTTAAAAATATAACCGGCTGATCGGGTATGGGGTTATTTAATTCTTTGGCGTGTTCTGCGTAGTTGCGTCCTATGGCAATTATCTTCATGCGGGATCGGTATTTTATATGAAATAGCTAACAAGGATTAAGCCATGATAGCATGACATTACAAAAATAATTATAAAACTGAGATTCGTTTTACAACTGTTTCTGCGCCGGACATGATTTTTAGAAAATATATACCGCTGTTTAAACGGTTTGGAATGGTATAACTTTTGGTTTGCTCACCTGCAGGAATCCGTTCGTTAGAAAGTGTGACCACTTCATTGCCCAGCAGGTCCATGATTTTTACAGAAAGGTTGGATTCCCTGTCTATACGCAAGATCAGGTTGATCTGATCATCAACCGGGTTAGGATAAACTTTTAAAACTGTAAGTATCTTTTCCTGTTTAGGATTGGTTAAACTCTTATTGCCAGAAATTAAATCATTGTATTGCAGGTATCCTACGGCATATTTAGGCTTATAAGTGGGTACACTGGCTTTAATCTGAGGGGTTTTATTGATTTTTTTTGCCCTGATACTGGTGGTTGAACTGTCTGTCCGCTGACCGAAAACACTAACGCTGCACAAAACACTCATGCTTATTAAGCAGGAAATATTCAGGAGATGCGCTATTTTTCGTTGTATCTTCATGTTTGGTAGCCAAAAATATAAATAATAAAATTAAAAAGTCAATGATTTTAGATACTAATTTAATATTTAACAATATTTAACATGTTTAACCGTTTAATAGCCTTATTGTTTTTTTTAATGGTTTCTGCTGTTAAATTTCTTCTTAAATATTAATAGGCTGAATTTTATTTATTTACTGTACTTTTGCGCTCTGATTTTGATGGTAATCTAATCATTTTTAAGAACAAAAACGCGATGGTTTTGTTAAATAGTGTCAATTATATTATAAAATAGTGTCGAGTCATAAGAATTTTAACACGCTTTCCGCCGGTGGATTATTAGTAAGTTTAGGTATAGTATATGGCGATATTGGTACTTCACCACTCTATACCCTCAAAGCAATTTTCAATTCAGTAGTAGGGGGCGGGCAGGAGGTTACATCCGATCTGGTTCTTGGCGCGCTTTCCTGCATCATCTGGACACTCACCCTCCAAACCACCATTAAGTATGTTGTTATTACATTAAGGGCCGATAATAAAGGTGAGGGTGGTATATTTTCATTGTATTCCCTGGTGCGTAAAAACGCCAAATGGCTGGTCATCCCTGCCGTCGTTGGTGGATGTGCCTTATTGGCAGATGGAATTATCACCCCAAGTATTACCGTAACTTCGGCCATAGAGGGTTTGCAGTTAAAATTTCCTACAGTAAGTGTTATTCCTATTGTACTGGCCATCATTACTGGACTGTTTGTAATACAGCAGTTTGGTACCAACCTGGTTGGAAAGCTTTTTGGCCCCATCATGTTTCTCTGGTTTGGTGCACTGGGATTGGTAGGTATCTTATTTGTGGTGCA comes from the Pedobacter heparinus DSM 2366 genome and includes:
- a CDS encoding fumarylacetoacetate hydrolase family protein is translated as MKIIAIGRNYAEHAKELNNPIPDQPVIFLKPDTAVLKDNKPFYIPDFSSDIHYEIEVVLKIAKEGKHIAEKFAHKYYEELGLGIDFTARDIQSAHKAKGLPWELAKAFDHSAAISNFIPKTAIKDLSDLSFTLNINGEPRQNGNTRDILFSFEKIIAFVSRYITLKKGDLIFTGTPEGVGQVKPGDKLEGWLQGQQLLNFDIK
- a CDS encoding T9SS type A sorting domain-containing protein; translation: MKIQRKIAHLLNISCLISMSVLCSVSVFGQRTDSSTTSIRAKKINKTPQIKASVPTYKPKYAVGYLQYNDLISGNKSLTNPKQEKILTVLKVYPNPVDDQINLILRIDRESNLSVKIMDLLGNEVVTLSNERIPAGEQTKSYTIPNRLNSGIYFLKIMSGAETVVKRISVL